A window of Hordeum vulgare subsp. vulgare chromosome 5H, MorexV3_pseudomolecules_assembly, whole genome shotgun sequence genomic DNA:
TGCCTGCCAAGTACTCGATGAAATGGCACCAAGGCAAAAACCTCGTGTCCGGTTGGAATTCGatagtgattgttgttgttgtggtggtggtggtcatggTGGCCGAGAGGATGGTGATGGTGGCCGAGTGGGTGATGGTGGCCGAGAGGATGGTGATGGTGGCCGAGAGGGTGATGGTGGCCGAGAGGATGACGACATTGATTTCTTTGCCGATGACCTTGTTGAGTGGTGGTGTCGCGAGGGTGGTGGTGCATGCCAAGGATTGGCTTGATCCACAACATACACATGCTATGTTTGTGATGATTTTGAATCAAACTTTGTGTTCGAAGTGATGTCTTTTGGATGAACTTtgcatttttaaatttgaaaaacgTGGTGATGAAACTTCATGTTATGGCAATTATTGATGTACATGCTTTCATTTGAATGATTTTATGATATGTATTGTGTAGAGATTGTATTTATGCGGCTAGTATGCAAAACGGTCATAAATTTGATTTTACTCCGCTAACTATATGGGATTGACTAGGTGTGGCCATCGTTAGTGGAGTAAAATTTTACTTCACTAACTTTACTTCAACTTTTATTTCACTAACTTTCAGGGAATCGGTTAGAAATGCTCTTAGAATAACAAATtctagacatacatcatgtgtgtTCAGTGAAAGTAGACGTTTATCAATCTCAACATGATGTACATGCTTAGTCTTTTAAAGATGCTTATACATGTGAACCAACCTATGATTGGATGGTTAGAGACACAGTGGTATCCACAACCCATCAAGGTTTAAGTCTTGTGCTCGCATTATTTTTAGatttattttagaattttctgcgaTTGGCATTCAATGGAAGAAGACGTTTCCATCGACGACGAGGTGTCTACGTTAACTTTATAAATCTCAAGATTATATGTTGGTCCAATTTCTCAAAGATGTTTATAGGGGTAGAGTGTGTGCGTTTATAAAAATAAGTATGTGGGTGATTATATGAGCGTTTGCGTCTGGATTGTGTTAAAAAAATTGCTCATACAAGTAAAGTATACGTTTACGGGGGTGAGTATATGTTGTGTTGTACTGAGTTAAAAAAAAACTACCATGCCAACCATCGACTCCGGAAGCAGTCCATCACTGTGAAAGTCAAGCTTTGACGCTTTGTGTTCCTGAACTTTCTGAGATTGGAAAGGGGCAAGATGACGTCGCTTTCGTGGCGGAAGGCAGTGGCCCCAGGGCCAGGAGCCTCAGTCAGCCCGTGCGCAttgacacatcacacatgcatgcatggatgCCCGGCCCCGCTCCGTCGTCTTCCCCACCCTTCGCTGTCGCCTCCCGCCTTCCTTCCACCTGCGCCACGCCGCCGCCATGGAGCCCACCCACCTCCATGCACATATATAAGCTAGCCAGCTCCACTAAGCTCAAAGACACACGCACCACTTCACCGCTGACAAAAGCAGAGAAACAGAGTCCGCGTCCGCGTCTCCATTATGTGTAGCTCCGATCATTTCGCCAGTAATAATCACTTGTACCTTCAGCACAATCACCAGAGGTTGCCCGGGACGACGGGGGCCATGGAGGCCTGCGATCTCGAGAGGATTGGGCACGAGCAGAGCCGGCATGGCCAGGAGGCGGAGGAGCATCGGCCGTCGGACTCGGGCCCGAGCGCGGCGCTCACCACGTACCTGACCTTCCTGGAGCACAAGATCGGGCACCTCCGCGGGATCCTCTGCTCCACGCCCCGCCACCCGCAGCAGCAGCGCGCCATCGTCTCCGCCGAGCTCCGCTGCATCATCGTGCAGCTCGTCTCCATCGCCAACGACCTCGCTTCCGACTCCAGCACCGGCGGAACGGTGGACGCGTCCCCGTCCGAGCCCAGAGAGGAGAGGTCACCGTCGCCGTCGAACGGCACGCACGACGACTCCGACGAGCACGCCGGGgctggcgacggcgaggaggaggaggaaggggaggggccGTACGAGGTGGTGCAGatcgagaaggaggagatcctggCGCCGCACGCGCACTGCTGCAAGGTGTGCGGCAAGGGGTTCAAGCGCGACGCCAACCTGCGCATGCACATGCGCGGCCACGGCGACCAGTACAAGGCGCCCGGCGCGCTCGCCAGGCACggctcgccggcgccggcgccggtggCGGGGAGGCGCTTC
This region includes:
- the LOC123399436 gene encoding zinc finger protein STAR3-like, whose amino-acid sequence is MCSSDHFASNNHLYLQHNHQRLPGTTGAMEACDLERIGHEQSRHGQEAEEHRPSDSGPSAALTTYLTFLEHKIGHLRGILCSTPRHPQQQRAIVSAELRCIIVQLVSIANDLASDSSTGGTVDASPSEPREERSPSPSNGTHDDSDEHAGAGDGEEEEEGEGPYEVVQIEKEEILAPHAHCCKVCGKGFKRDANLRMHMRGHGDQYKAPGALARHGSPAPAPVAGRRFFYSCPYAGCKRNREHRDFQPLKTPVCVKNHYRRSHCDKSHVCRRCGVKRFSVLADLRTHEKHCGRDRWVCSCGVSFSRKDKLFAHVAVFDSRHTPALPPSDDEAIGHCNIAPATTTATHSIVPSSDRLLPAGGVEAVNLMDQSFSGQMLDGLSCSGDKGAMDDGRPKLSSPIGNDFCDFDGFDLLGAVAMDFNF